A single Glycine soja cultivar W05 chromosome 14, ASM419377v2, whole genome shotgun sequence DNA region contains:
- the LOC114384629 gene encoding uncharacterized protein LOC114384629 → MASAEQPLKKRKLYEPLPEPPPSSPPPESEATPPSPQTLPTPSTPSLSQEDILAKRRNKDEIRSVYEGYKRIKRCLLRKDARSSMSELEQSYLALITSSRGCMRVQRIVADLIPRYACHCPTALEAAAKVVINMHNLSLTLISRGEDSSGIAFETARACICGLADVCCVASSVAPTSAVIRGICAAVFQNVLTFFIALFEGKDVLQMVDKNFLNMQDTPEAFSELKQKVLDEDESSLTKLSKLRVLCLLWIFFSCPKDLLAACLDLLGSATKEGTNDEGQHFLSLVTSTFDDDKAVHLLERAIGGPKSCTDSIGSGIRDNEAGETIMTEDKHASGGDSSVGKSCLLIQVLNKDPSLLKWMLCRCKKLLDLLSNASLEIASLVRGILGMFPQQTDLEDCQADSDEDKSDSSIYMNSNYIVPRISEEHESIGESSVKGSSLRVHVGSSNDDFTDKVSDKYVMAHSSAVSLDHAPALKVGLLYDNGVSKPMSIGVGEDGNMPTPRDSISHQMFSPAVRTPVNFRSNSFEGRNDFLNVEKNQVLNFNSPPLGSSSGSVSNSLASPNHHFMSPSASTKGQIVWCCDGDPAAMGIVSASKQLWIGYVGPDVPESHIRFHIERFGPVEQFIFFPVKGFALVEYRRIVDAIKTRHCLPGCFPCHVKFMDIGLGTRGAMNGVAVGSSSHIYVGNIPSQWAKDEIMHETRKVIHKGPLAFIDLSCEFALLMEFESPEEATTVMLHLRQLRRERSNHNQHFCPGTVNVGIGHAYMDGARPIPAPPPPHLDLKVNNPAGSPHARTLSGSPADSSQTRISHLSTLLASLHTKYNINQNLGLNDNYMTGNNCPPMREEDMVPSSTLCITIPRSSSLFLTDDELMAICNLAIGNTGSIVQLTQANMQMGCSWFVECSNVDGAVSVLKNLRGCPGLFFQIEFSKPGHQNAVPFSVKPENNSMELVSPRINSENHTSGIQGAPLLQSNWHFPGSTEMSEVGARKPDGYDNLSQDPHQGGNVPHSYSGAHGPSIPPPQQIQSFPFVHPVYVPPNGPWDCQGINNHLPVGQFRTGVMPNHFHGNAVVSPFIPASVTPLAQIQGTPMHPYNQQVPPSIMPPPLSSLPPPQPEMPPPLPPSPPPLPQVQPPLVPPLPSSPPPPPPPQLPVQEPVNMECSGQSLQYQWQGNLCKSGVNYCTIYASKADSNICRYSNAIPEPAEWPSKLDMTKRTDLRHVKSTFAATPSHRREVCRLIPSSSSDHRRFQDFISYLKQRDCAGVIKIPASKSIWARLLFILPHSIETCSLLSIAHDPSDCLIALVLPKETNFDWI, encoded by the exons GTTGTATGCGTGTACAAAGAATTGTGGCAGATCTTATTCCTCGGTACGCATGTCACTGTCCAACTGCTTTGGAAGCTGCAGCTAAAGTTGTCATTAATATGCACAACTTGAGTTTGACATTGATCAGCAGAGGAGAGGATTCCAGTGGTATTGCATTTGAAACTGCTAGAGCCTGTATTTGTGGCCTAGCTGATGTTTGCTGTGTTGCTTCGTCGGTGGCGCCAACATCAGCTGTAATTAGAGGAATTTGTGCAGCAGTTTTTCAGAATGTGCTCACCTTTTTTATAGCCTTATTTGAAGGAAAGGATGTCTTACAGATGGTTGACAAGAATTTTCTGAATATGCAAGATACCCCTGAGGCCTTTTCTGAGTTGAAACAAAAGGttttagatgaagatgaatcttcATTGACTAAACTGTCCAAGTTGCGTGTGTTATGTTTACTTTGGATATTCTTCTCTTGTCCAAAAGATTTGCTTGCAGCTTGTTTGGATCTCTTAGGCTCTGCCACAAAAGAGGGAACTAATGACGAAGGACAGCATTTTCTGAGCCTGGTGACTAGCACATTTGATGATGATAAGGCAGTTCATCTTTTGGAAAGAGCAATTGGTGGACCTAAATCATGTACAGATTCTATTGGGTCAGGCATCAGAGACAATGAGGCTGGTGAGACCATTATGACTGAAGACAAACATGCTTCTGGTGGTGATTCATCTGTTGGCAAGAGCTGCTTGCTTATACAG GTCCTTAACAAGGACCCCTCACTGCTGAAATGGATGTTGTGTAGATGTAAGAAGTTACTTGACTTGCTCTCTAATGCATCGTTGGAAATTGCATCACTAGTGCGAGGAATTCTTGGAATGTTTCCTCAGCAAACAGATTTGGAGGACTGTCAAGCAGATAGTGATGAAGATAAATCTGATTCTTCAATTTACATGAATAGCAACTACATTGTTCCTAGGATCTCTGAGGAACATGAAAGCATTGGTGAATCATCTGTAAAAGGCAGCAGTTTGAGAGTTCATGTTGGTTCTTCTAATGATGATTTTACTGATAAGGTTTCTGATAAATATGTGATGGCTCATAGCTCTGCTGTTTCTCTTGACCATGCTCCTGCATTAAAAGTGGGTTTGCTTTATGATAATGGAGTCTCAAAGCCCATGAGCATTGGGGTGGGGGAGGATGGGAATATGCCCACACCTAGGGACTCGATAAGCCATCAAATGTTCTCACCTGCAGTTAGAACACCAGTAAACTTTAGGAGCAATTCATTTGAAGGTAGAAATGATTTCCTGAATGTAGAGAAAAATCAAGTCTTAAATTTCAATTCACCTCCACTGGGATCCTCTAGTGGATCTGTTAGTAATTCTTTGGCATCTCCTAATCATCATTTTATGTCACCATCTGCTTCAACAAAAGGTCAAATTGTCTGGTGCTGTGATGGGGATCCTGCAGCCATGGGTATTGTCTCTGCTTCTAAGCAGCTATGGATAGGTTATGTAGGTCCTGATGTGCCTGAAAGTCATATTAGGTTTCACATAGAAAGGTTTGGTCCTGTtgaacaatttattttctttccagtAAAAGGATTTGCCTTGGTTGAGTACAGAAGGATCGTTGATGCAATAAAAACTCGACACTGTTTACCTGGATGTTTTCCTTGCCATGTAAAATTCATGGATATAGGACTTGGCACTAGGGGTGCAATGAATGGTGTTGCAGTTGGCTCTAGTTCTCATATTTATGTTGGAAATATTCCCAGTCAATGGGCCAAGGATGAGATCATGCATGAAACAAGGAAGGTGATCCACAAGGGTCCTCTTGCATTCATCGATCTTAGCTGTGAGTTTGCATTACTTATGGAATTTGAATCTCCTGAAGAAGCTACAACTGTCATGTTGCATTTGAGACAACTCCGAAGAGAAAGAAGTAACCACAACCAGCATTTTTGTCCAGGAACAGTTAATGTTGGAATTGGGCATGCTTATATGGATGGTGCAAGGCCTATACCTGCCCCTCCCCCTCCCCATCTTGACCTTAAAGTTAACAACCCTGCTGGATCACCTCATGCTCGAACTCTATCAGGGAGCCCCGCTGATAGCAGTCAAACAAGGATATCTCACTTGTCCACCTTACTTGCTTCATTGCACACAAAGTATAATATTAATCAAAACCTAGGTCTCAATGATAATTATATGACTGGAAATAATTGTCCTCCCATGCGTGAGGAAGATATGGTTCCATCCAGCACTCTGTGCATAACTATTCCACGTAGTAGCTCTTTGTTCCTCACAGACGATGAGTTAATGGCCATTTGCAATCTTGCCATTGGAAACACTGGATCCATTGTGCAGTTGACACAAGCAAACATGCAGATGGGATGTAGTTGGTTTGTTGAATGTAGTAATGTTGATGGTGCAGTTTCTGTTCTAAAGAATCTCCGTGGTTGTCCAGGATTGTTCTTTCAGATAGAATTCAG CAAACCTGGACATCAGAATGCTGTACCATTTTCAGTTAAACCAGAGAACAATTCAATGGAGCTTGTATCCCCCAGAATAAATTCAGAAAATCATACTAGTGGAATACAGGGTGCACCTCTGCTTCAGTCAAACTGGCACTTTCCTGGTTCTACAGAGATGTCAGAGGTTGGAGCAAGGAAACCTGATGGTTATGATAATTTGTCACAGGATCCTCATCAAGGAG GTAATGTTCCGCATTCATACTCTGGAGCACATGGACCTTCCATTCCACCACCACAACAAATTCAGTCATTTCCTTTTGTACACCCTGTTTATGTTCCTCCAAATGGTCCATGGGATTGTCAGggaataaataatcatttaccTGTCGGCCAATTCAGGACAGGAGTAATgccaaatcattttcatggtAATGCTGTTGTCAGTCCTTTTATTCCTGCTTCAGTAACTCCACTTGCTCAGATACAAGGAACTCCAATGCATCCTTATAACCAGCAGGTGCCTCCATCAATTATGCCACCACCTTTGTCATCCTTGCCACCTCCTCAGCCTGAAATGCCACCTCCACTTCCTCCTTCTCCACCACCTTTACCCCAGGTTCAGCCACCCTTGGTTCCTCCACTGCCTAGTTCTCCTCCTCCCCCTCCTCCTCCGCAACTGCCTGTTCAAGAACCAGTCAATATGGAATGTTCAGGGCAGTCCTTGCAGTATCAATGGCAGGGGAATCTCTGTAAAAGCGGGGTTAATTACTGTACAATTTATGCAAGCAAAGCAGATTCAAATATTTGTCGATATTCAAATGCCATACCTGAGCCTGCCGA GTGGCCCTCAAAATTAGACATGACAAAACGAACAGATCTTCGACATGTGAAATCAACATTTGCTGCTACTCCATCTCATAGA AGGGAAGTGTGCCGTTTGATTCCATCTTCCTCTAGTGACCACAGAAGG TTTCAGGATTTCATATCATACTTGAAGCAGAGGGATTGTGCTGGGGTTATTAAAATCCCAGCTTCAAAATCCATATGGGCAAGGTTGCTGTTCATTCTCCCCCACTCAATTGAAACGTGCTCTTTGCTTTCTATTGCACATGATCCGTCAGATTGCCTCATTGCTTTGGTTCTTCCCAAAGAAACAAACTTTGACTGGATATAA